The following coding sequences lie in one Pantanalinema sp. genomic window:
- a CDS encoding flagellar hook-basal body protein, which yields MLRGIYSAATGMMFQMQQVNTIANNLANVETNGYKRKELMGSSFGDLLVQFTDQAPGTENVIGTGVKTDGISRYETPGNLVQTSNRFNVAIASTGYFLTRGADGVEKVTRDGDFQPDTNGRLATRSGDLVLGTDRRPILLTGDLHNMQIAEDGRITVGDQQLGTLMVVEPPKIALETQFPLAPPGLPPSTNVSIKQGFLEHSNVNVVTEMVSMMTANRAYGFGQKVISAHDQILQKAANDLGRIS from the coding sequence ATGCTCAGAGGAATCTACTCGGCCGCCACGGGCATGATGTTCCAGATGCAGCAGGTCAACACCATCGCCAACAACCTCGCCAACGTCGAGACCAACGGCTACAAGCGCAAGGAGCTGATGGGCTCCTCGTTCGGCGATCTGCTGGTCCAGTTCACCGACCAGGCCCCGGGCACCGAGAACGTCATCGGCACCGGGGTCAAGACCGACGGCATCTCCCGCTACGAGACCCCGGGCAACCTGGTCCAGACGAGCAACCGCTTCAACGTGGCGATCGCAAGCACCGGCTACTTCCTCACCCGGGGCGCCGACGGCGTCGAGAAGGTCACCCGCGACGGCGACTTCCAGCCCGACACCAACGGCCGCCTCGCCACCCGCTCGGGCGACCTGGTGCTCGGCACCGACCGCCGACCGATCTTGCTCACCGGCGACCTCCACAACATGCAGATCGCCGAGGACGGCCGGATCACGGTGGGCGATCAGCAACTGGGCACCCTCATGGTCGTCGAGCCGCCCAAGATCGCCCTCGAGACCCAGTTCCCCCTCGCCCCCCCGGGCCTGCCCCCTTCGACCAACGTCTCGATCAAGCAGGGCTTCCTCGAGCACTCCAACGTCAACGTCGTCACCGAGATGGTCTCGATGATGACCGCCAACCGGGCCTACGGCTTCGGCCAGAAGGTCATCAGCGCCCACGACCAGATCCTCCAGAAGGCCGCCAACGACCTCGGCCGCATCTCGTAA
- the fliE gene encoding flagellar hook-basal body complex protein FliE: MLVNQNFMPGLNRQAPGIGGGFPEFPSLDFSIDTNPEFGDAAIDGFGQKADANNGRSFADLLTEAIDGVSAQDNKAVQTGLDFALGRNDVDVHQVMIEQAKAESQLHLMSAVTNKVASSYQTLMNMQI; encoded by the coding sequence ATGCTCGTCAACCAGAACTTCATGCCCGGCCTCAACCGCCAGGCGCCCGGCATCGGCGGGGGCTTCCCCGAGTTCCCCTCGCTCGACTTCTCGATCGACACCAACCCCGAGTTCGGCGACGCGGCGATCGACGGCTTCGGCCAGAAGGCGGACGCCAACAACGGCCGCAGCTTCGCCGACCTCTTGACCGAGGCCATCGACGGGGTCTCGGCCCAGGACAACAAGGCCGTGCAGACCGGCCTCGACTTCGCCCTCGGGCGCAACGACGTGGACGTCCACCAGGTGATGATCGAGCAGGCCAAGGCCGAATCGCAGCTCCACCTGATGTCCGCCGTCACCAACAAGGTCGCGTCCAGCTACCAGACCTTGATGAACATGCAGATCTGA
- a CDS encoding flagellar biosynthesis protein FlhA, producing MVGAMGAGKGVPIRDFVIAGLMVAILGILFLPIPVWMLDVLIVLNIVMSIIIVFVALYIVKPLEFASFPSLLLLTALYRLALSVATSRSILLHAEAGNVIHTMAEFVMGGNYIVGIIIFIILIIVNFIVITEGAKRIAEVAARFTLDAMPGKQMSIDADLAAGLIDGNQAKQRREDLVREANFFGSMDGANKFVKGDVIASIILIVVNIVGGILIGILMKKMDVMEALSRYAILTVGDGLVGLIPGILISISAGLVSSRSASDQNLAADIKQQVFSNPKSMGVAAAVTFLIAWVPGFPKIFFIPIALGLGAAAFLAMRKNMMPAGGAGDDFGMPMDDMMDDYAPESEEDLKNPENVMKMLGVPPLTLELGLDLVPLVDPGLGGELMDRVVPMRVNIALDLGFVMPGIQFKDNLNLRPNAYQLLVKGNVVATGELLVGYMLAIQQSTSDTSQELVGFPTTDPAFGKPAVWVAGAEAQRAAQLGYLIQDPTNVLTAHMEHTVRSYAHEILSREEVQMMLNRLKEKAPVTVKDLVPEILSLSEVQRVLQGLIREGVSIRDLATILERLADYGKMTKDIFLLNEMIRQQLSRQICASLATEEGVIEVVTLDPGVENTIQGSITNTPLGPQAAVNPQIMQLILARLAAVQQEAVARGSNPVLLTNPTIRPHVKGLIERNFPTMAVISYAEINAKFKVQSVGQVSIAVGVS from the coding sequence ATGGTCGGCGCGATGGGAGCAGGCAAGGGGGTTCCGATCCGGGACTTCGTGATCGCGGGCCTCATGGTCGCGATCCTCGGCATCCTGTTCCTGCCGATCCCGGTCTGGATGCTGGACGTGCTGATCGTCCTGAACATCGTCATGTCGATCATCATCGTCTTCGTGGCGCTGTACATCGTCAAGCCGCTGGAGTTCGCGAGCTTCCCGTCCTTGCTGCTGCTGACGGCCCTCTATCGCCTGGCCCTTTCGGTGGCCACCTCGCGCTCGATCCTGCTTCACGCCGAGGCCGGCAACGTCATCCACACCATGGCCGAGTTCGTCATGGGCGGCAACTACATCGTCGGCATCATCATCTTCATCATCCTGATCATCGTCAACTTCATCGTCATCACCGAGGGCGCCAAGCGCATCGCCGAGGTCGCGGCCCGCTTCACCCTGGACGCCATGCCCGGTAAGCAGATGTCCATCGACGCGGACCTCGCGGCCGGCCTGATCGACGGCAACCAGGCCAAGCAGCGGCGCGAGGACCTGGTCCGCGAGGCCAACTTCTTCGGGTCCATGGACGGCGCCAACAAGTTCGTGAAGGGCGACGTCATCGCCTCGATCATCCTGATCGTCGTCAACATCGTGGGCGGCATCCTGATCGGCATCCTCATGAAGAAGATGGACGTGATGGAGGCCCTGTCCCGGTACGCCATCCTCACGGTCGGTGACGGCCTGGTGGGCCTCATCCCGGGCATCCTGATCTCGATCTCGGCGGGTCTGGTCAGCTCCCGGTCGGCCTCGGACCAGAACCTCGCGGCCGACATCAAGCAGCAGGTCTTCTCCAACCCCAAGAGCATGGGCGTGGCCGCGGCCGTCACCTTCCTCATCGCCTGGGTGCCGGGCTTCCCCAAGATCTTCTTCATCCCCATCGCGCTGGGGCTGGGGGCGGCGGCCTTCCTCGCCATGCGCAAGAACATGATGCCCGCGGGCGGTGCGGGCGACGACTTCGGCATGCCCATGGACGACATGATGGACGACTATGCCCCCGAGTCGGAGGAGGACCTCAAGAACCCCGAGAACGTCATGAAGATGCTGGGCGTCCCGCCCCTGACCCTGGAGCTCGGGCTGGACCTGGTGCCCCTGGTGGACCCGGGCCTCGGCGGCGAGCTGATGGACCGGGTGGTGCCCATGCGCGTCAACATCGCGCTGGACCTGGGCTTCGTCATGCCGGGCATCCAGTTCAAGGACAACCTCAACCTGCGCCCCAACGCCTACCAGCTTTTGGTCAAGGGCAACGTCGTCGCCACCGGCGAGCTCCTGGTCGGCTACATGCTCGCCATCCAGCAGAGCACCAGCGACACCAGCCAGGAGCTCGTGGGCTTCCCCACCACCGATCCCGCCTTCGGCAAGCCCGCGGTGTGGGTGGCGGGCGCCGAGGCCCAGCGCGCTGCGCAGCTCGGCTACCTGATCCAGGACCCCACCAACGTGCTGACCGCCCACATGGAGCACACGGTCCGCTCGTACGCACACGAGATCCTCAGCCGCGAGGAGGTCCAGATGATGCTGAACCGCCTCAAGGAGAAGGCCCCGGTCACGGTCAAGGACCTGGTGCCCGAGATCCTGTCGCTGTCCGAGGTCCAGCGCGTCCTCCAGGGCCTGATCCGCGAGGGCGTCAGCATCCGGGACCTCGCGACCATCCTGGAGCGCCTCGCCGACTACGGCAAGATGACCAAGGACATCTTCCTGCTCAACGAGATGATCCGCCAGCAGCTCTCGCGCCAGATCTGCGCCAGCCTCGCGACCGAGGAGGGCGTGATCGAGGTCGTGACGCTGGATCCGGGCGTGGAGAACACGATCCAGGGCTCGATCACCAACACCCCCCTGGGCCCGCAGGCGGCGGTCAACCCGCAGATCATGCAGCTCATCCTGGCGCGCCTCGCCGCCGTCCAGCAGGAGGCGGTCGCCCGCGGCTCCAACCCCGTGCTGCTCACCAACCCGACCATCCGGCCGCACGTCAAGGGCCTCATCGAGCGTAACTTCCCGACCATGGCCGTCATCTCGTACGCCGAGATCAACGCCAAGTTCAAGGTGCAGTCGGTCGGCCAGGTCTCGATCGCGGTTGGCGTCAGCTGA
- a CDS encoding flagellar basal body L-ring protein FlgH: MRRMVLALTAALLLAPGALAPAMADSLYTEDSGGFLTDRLGDRRSTLGPGALVTVLVTENMVASSGATTKASKQARTQASWDFGSLIGGAGGKGTWDMNGKNDFQGDGVTKRADTITLLVAATIQEILPDGSLRLAGEKKLRVNDEESTVVISGIVRPYDIDGANQIQSTKVANLKVDFRGAGSASSKATPGILSRLFNWLF, from the coding sequence ATGCGACGGATGGTTTTAGCCCTGACGGCTGCCCTGCTGCTTGCGCCCGGCGCGCTCGCGCCGGCCATGGCCGACAGCCTCTACACCGAGGACTCGGGCGGCTTCCTCACCGATCGCCTGGGCGATCGCCGCTCCACCCTGGGTCCCGGAGCGCTGGTGACGGTGCTCGTCACCGAGAACATGGTCGCAAGCTCGGGGGCGACCACCAAGGCCTCCAAGCAGGCCCGGACCCAGGCCAGCTGGGACTTCGGCTCCTTGATCGGGGGCGCCGGAGGCAAGGGCACCTGGGACATGAACGGCAAGAACGACTTCCAGGGCGACGGCGTGACCAAGCGCGCCGACACCATCACCCTCCTGGTAGCGGCCACCATCCAGGAGATCCTGCCCGACGGCAGCCTGCGCCTGGCAGGTGAGAAGAAGCTCCGGGTCAACGACGAGGAGAGCACCGTCGTCATCTCGGGCATCGTGCGCCCCTACGACATCGACGGCGCCAACCAGATCCAGTCCACCAAGGTCGCCAACCTCAAGGTCGACTTCCGCGGGGCCGGCTCGGCCTCGTCCAAGGCGACCCCCGGCATCCTATCCCGCCTGTTCAACTGGCTGTTCTAA
- a CDS encoding sigma-70 family RNA polymerase sigma factor, protein MLKKPVSLEGKRSLDNAAIKQYMPMVRAIARRISTKLPRHYDMEDLISDGVMGLMAASERFDPERGVKFETFATYYIKGAILDNLPKLPTVPKSQRVQAAMAQAEEEAILNEGEQAESDATVLVNQIQQLTYSYILSLDAPQGSDGEESFSLLNQLGAADTIQHDMELEELQQLLRLTIEQLPVQERTTLRCYYFQKMSFNEIGQKLGLSESWVSRIHRRALEQLRQKLGKKKSLDDFISW, encoded by the coding sequence GTGTTAAAAAAGCCTGTCTCGCTAGAGGGGAAGCGCAGCCTCGACAACGCCGCCATCAAGCAGTACATGCCGATGGTCCGGGCGATCGCGCGCCGCATCTCGACCAAGCTGCCACGTCACTACGACATGGAGGACCTGATCTCCGACGGCGTGATGGGCCTGATGGCGGCCTCCGAGCGCTTCGATCCCGAGCGGGGCGTCAAGTTCGAGACCTTCGCGACCTACTACATCAAGGGCGCCATCCTCGACAACCTGCCCAAGCTGCCCACCGTTCCCAAGAGCCAGCGGGTGCAGGCGGCCATGGCCCAGGCCGAGGAGGAGGCCATCCTCAACGAGGGCGAGCAGGCCGAATCCGACGCCACCGTCCTGGTCAACCAGATCCAGCAGCTGACCTACTCGTACATCCTCTCGCTGGACGCCCCCCAGGGATCCGACGGCGAGGAGAGCTTCTCTTTGCTCAACCAGCTGGGCGCCGCCGACACCATCCAGCACGACATGGAGCTCGAGGAGCTGCAGCAGCTCCTGCGCCTGACCATCGAGCAGCTGCCCGTGCAGGAGCGCACCACCCTGCGCTGCTACTACTTCCAGAAGATGTCCTTCAACGAGATCGGCCAGAAGCTGGGCCTCTCCGAGTCGTGGGTGAGTCGCATCCACCGCCGCGCCCTGGAACAGCTGCGCCAGAAGCTCGGCAAGAAGAAGAGCCTCGACGACTTTATCAGCTGGTAG
- the flgG gene encoding flagellar basal-body rod protein FlgG has product MIHGIWTAATGMQAQQMRIDVIANNLSNVNTTSYKRSAVDFQDLLYQTINQPGTDNAGVQIGLGVRPVAVTKIYDQGNLQVTNNPLDLAIDGDGFFAVTQINGQVAYTRDGSFKLDATGRLVTSTGQPLDPPITIAPGTSNLYIRKDGAVFGTPPNATEQQIIGQIQLTQFTNPAGLQAIGNNLAVETSASGPARQGQPAIEGYGGLRQGALEASNVELVREMVMMIATQKAYDTSSKAITVSDKMMETANQLQR; this is encoded by the coding sequence ATGATCCACGGCATTTGGACCGCAGCGACCGGCATGCAGGCGCAGCAGATGCGAATCGACGTCATCGCCAACAACCTGTCGAACGTGAACACCACGTCCTACAAGCGCTCGGCCGTCGACTTCCAGGACCTCTTGTACCAGACCATCAACCAGCCCGGCACCGACAACGCGGGCGTCCAGATCGGCCTCGGCGTGCGGCCGGTGGCGGTGACCAAGATCTACGACCAGGGCAACCTCCAGGTCACCAACAACCCCCTCGACCTGGCCATCGACGGCGACGGCTTCTTCGCCGTGACCCAGATCAACGGGCAGGTGGCCTACACCCGCGACGGCTCCTTCAAGCTGGACGCCACCGGGCGCCTGGTGACCTCGACCGGCCAGCCCCTGGATCCCCCCATCACCATCGCCCCCGGGACCTCCAACCTCTACATCCGCAAGGACGGCGCGGTCTTCGGCACCCCGCCCAACGCCACCGAGCAGCAGATCATCGGCCAGATCCAGCTGACCCAGTTCACCAACCCGGCGGGACTCCAGGCCATCGGCAACAACCTCGCGGTCGAGACCTCGGCCTCGGGACCGGCCCGGCAAGGGCAGCCGGCCATTGAAGGTTACGGCGGTTTGCGTCAAGGTGCTCTTGAGGCCTCGAACGTCGAGCTGGTGCGCGAGATGGTCATGATGATCGCGACCCAGAAGGCTTACGACACGTCCTCGAAGGCCATCACCGTCTCCGACAAGATGATGGAGACCGCCAACCAGCTCCAGCGCTAG
- a CDS encoding flagellar basal body P-ring protein FlgI, whose amino-acid sequence MRKILVLILAIALPLGLCAPSGAQALRGGTPLRLKDIASIQGATDNQLQGMGLVIGLNQSGDTVSTGFTDRVLKNFIMNAGIYIPQERIRVKNVAVVAVRANLPPFVKPGQKIDVTVASIGDAKSLADGVLIGGELRGPDGKVYATAEGALSTGGFGVEANGSQVRKNQTLVARIPNGGIVQREVPVTMLDANGFMYVNLAQPDFVTASRVASTITKSQLGMAQAVDAGTVRVYVNTSYRDNLVDLIARIEQVAVLPDAIAKVVIDERSGTVILGSGVRIGAVAVSHGNLIVRVDTKQTVSQPNALSGGGTAVTTESTVTADEQKAKTVVFESGTTLGQLVRALNALGTTPRDMISILQAVKAAGALNAQLEII is encoded by the coding sequence ATGCGAAAGATCCTCGTCCTCATCCTCGCGATCGCCCTCCCCCTCGGCCTGTGCGCCCCAAGCGGCGCCCAGGCCCTCAGGGGCGGCACGCCCCTGCGCCTCAAGGACATCGCCAGCATCCAGGGGGCCACCGACAACCAGCTGCAGGGCATGGGGCTCGTGATCGGCCTCAATCAGTCCGGCGACACCGTCTCGACCGGCTTCACCGACCGGGTGCTCAAGAACTTCATCATGAACGCCGGGATCTACATCCCCCAGGAGCGGATCCGCGTCAAGAACGTGGCGGTCGTGGCGGTGCGGGCCAACCTGCCCCCCTTCGTGAAGCCCGGCCAGAAGATCGACGTGACGGTCGCCTCGATCGGCGACGCCAAGAGCCTCGCCGACGGCGTCCTGATCGGCGGCGAGCTGCGCGGGCCCGACGGCAAGGTCTACGCCACCGCCGAGGGCGCGCTCTCGACCGGCGGCTTCGGCGTCGAGGCCAACGGCAGCCAGGTCCGCAAGAACCAGACGCTGGTGGCCCGCATCCCGAACGGCGGCATCGTCCAGCGCGAGGTGCCCGTCACCATGCTGGACGCCAACGGCTTCATGTACGTCAATCTGGCGCAGCCCGACTTCGTGACCGCCTCGCGCGTCGCGAGCACCATCACCAAGTCCCAGCTCGGCATGGCCCAGGCGGTGGACGCCGGCACCGTCCGGGTCTACGTCAACACCTCGTACCGGGACAACCTGGTGGACCTCATCGCCCGCATCGAGCAGGTCGCGGTGCTGCCGGACGCGATCGCCAAGGTCGTGATCGACGAGCGCAGCGGCACGGTGATCCTGGGATCCGGCGTCCGGATCGGCGCCGTGGCGGTCTCGCACGGCAACCTGATCGTGCGGGTGGACACCAAGCAGACCGTCTCCCAGCCCAATGCCCTCTCGGGCGGCGGCACCGCCGTCACCACCGAGTCGACCGTCACCGCGGACGAGCAGAAGGCCAAGACCGTGGTCTTCGAGTCCGGAACGACCCTCGGCCAGCTGGTGCGGGCCCTCAACGCCCTGGGCACCACCCCGCGCGACATGATCTCCATCCTGCAGGCGGTCAAGGCCGCCGGCGCCCTCAACGCCCAGCTCGAGATCATCTAG
- the flgA gene encoding flagellar basal body P-ring formation chaperone FlgA produces the protein MARFVAILSRVAALCAVWGCLLPSAAWAAPVREADLLGFIGEQVALRQQADPKRVEVHWNGPSLASLMGSRPLPEGTARFAIVGTPRLLGRTAVPISIEIDGKKLKTVYPRVEIKVWQDVWVSTETLHRGRLFAPSLGRAERRSLETVMGAPATSLSTLEGAVVKREVPAGAVLVNEMFDLPALVKTGKEVTVKLVSGELVIVTRAQAVADGTMGQLVRVFNPDSRKDYVARVTGIDQVEVRLEEAP, from the coding sequence TTGGCCCGTTTCGTCGCTATCCTGTCCCGCGTCGCGGCGCTCTGCGCCGTCTGGGGGTGCCTGCTGCCCTCGGCGGCCTGGGCCGCGCCCGTCCGCGAGGCGGACCTGCTCGGCTTCATCGGCGAGCAGGTCGCCCTGCGCCAGCAAGCCGATCCCAAGCGGGTCGAGGTCCACTGGAACGGCCCGAGCCTCGCCTCGCTTATGGGCAGCAGGCCCCTGCCCGAAGGCACCGCGCGCTTCGCGATCGTCGGCACGCCGCGCCTGCTGGGCCGAACGGCCGTACCGATTTCGATCGAGATCGACGGCAAGAAGCTCAAGACCGTGTACCCGCGCGTCGAGATCAAGGTATGGCAGGACGTGTGGGTCTCGACCGAGACCCTGCACCGGGGCCGCCTCTTCGCACCGTCCCTGGGCCGCGCCGAGCGCCGCAGCCTCGAGACGGTGATGGGCGCGCCCGCAACCTCGCTCTCCACCCTCGAGGGGGCCGTGGTCAAGCGCGAGGTGCCCGCCGGGGCGGTGCTGGTCAACGAGATGTTCGACCTGCCCGCCCTGGTCAAGACCGGCAAGGAGGTCACGGTGAAGCTGGTCAGCGGCGAGCTGGTCATCGTGACGCGCGCGCAGGCGGTGGCCGACGGGACCATGGGCCAGCTGGTCCGGGTGTTCAACCCCGACTCCCGCAAGGACTACGTGGCGCGGGTGACAGGAATCGACCAGGTCGAGGTTCGCCTCGAGGAAGCCCCCTAG
- a CDS encoding rod-binding protein — MDINGLPQPPRLPFAPISGVAGEGRLPSASGEVQQNETREAAESFASYLYAQVFSQMRPEDSGEEGGMFSGEQAGMFMDFFDQALGKHYATNGGNALVEQLVAQMTRQQGQSARE; from the coding sequence ATGGACATCAACGGCTTGCCGCAACCGCCTCGCCTGCCCTTCGCGCCGATCTCCGGAGTAGCTGGCGAGGGGAGGTTACCTTCGGCCTCCGGCGAGGTACAACAGAATGAAACGAGGGAAGCGGCGGAAAGCTTCGCGAGCTACCTCTATGCCCAGGTGTTCTCCCAGATGCGGCCCGAAGACTCCGGCGAGGAGGGCGGGATGTTCTCCGGCGAGCAGGCGGGCATGTTCATGGACTTCTTCGATCAGGCGCTCGGCAAGCACTACGCCACGAACGGCGGGAACGCCCTGGTTGAGCAACTGGTGGCACAGATGACGCGCCAGCAAGGGCAGAGCGCCCGAGAGTAA
- the fliF gene encoding flagellar basal-body MS-ring/collar protein FliF, whose protein sequence is MLDFLNRFPPPVRIGIMAGVPVLLIVITLFIGMAIGGGGKKQPTEDQLNKNDVILYRRMSQLAAGEAAAKLEEERIPFKLVEDGTAISVPKDKSDKARVALAAAGLPKDGDPGFSLFDKSDFISTDFDKKIKLLRAMNGEIKRLVKQVDGVEDAGAMVTMPEDSLFQTEKKPVTAAVMVKMQPKRSLTPSQVEGLTHLIASSVPGLLTDNVTITDDLGNLLTSGMEANAGNKEDRMISRVLNMQMGLQRQKEQEIEQKLTSLLDKVVGSGKAVVRVSLELDFNKRLERNVLKAAVTNGNGESVPLTKSEQTETVQGGGEGGAPGTAANVPTYPAIPSTPGGSKEVTKKNLKEQPAFNEQTQLIQPSSGNIKRMSIAVLVPDTLKQESADRLRIIVATAAGADAARRDQVSVERVRFDSSTYDDLKKQFEEEQTAEKTGKKGQAVSWAIVWWIGGALLLIFLLLALLRRATRKEANPLDTLTASLGGEAEALPMFDQQALGGFDPNAFPGLDMGQGGFEQPGLDQFGGQQGFADAGYPQQGYADAGAQAPQAGGAFDFMYEVSPDAAAAAFEGERPATIAGVLATLDPSYAEQVLQYLDPGIQEDVFNRVNQGATLPSMTARMAGQNLKRKLGANVG, encoded by the coding sequence ATGCTCGACTTTCTCAACCGCTTCCCCCCACCGGTCCGCATCGGCATCATGGCCGGCGTGCCGGTCTTGCTGATCGTGATCACCCTGTTCATCGGCATGGCGATCGGCGGAGGCGGCAAGAAGCAACCCACCGAAGATCAGCTCAACAAGAACGACGTGATCCTCTACCGCCGCATGTCGCAGCTGGCCGCCGGCGAGGCCGCCGCCAAGCTCGAGGAGGAGCGCATCCCCTTCAAGCTGGTCGAGGACGGAACGGCCATCTCGGTGCCCAAGGACAAGTCCGACAAGGCCCGCGTGGCACTCGCCGCGGCCGGCCTCCCCAAGGACGGCGATCCCGGCTTCAGCCTCTTCGACAAGAGCGACTTCATCTCCACCGACTTCGACAAGAAGATCAAGCTGCTGCGCGCCATGAACGGCGAGATCAAGCGCCTGGTCAAGCAGGTGGACGGCGTCGAGGACGCGGGCGCCATGGTCACCATGCCGGAGGACAGCCTCTTCCAGACCGAGAAGAAGCCCGTCACCGCAGCGGTCATGGTCAAGATGCAGCCCAAGCGATCGCTGACCCCCAGCCAGGTCGAGGGCCTCACCCACCTGATCGCAAGCTCCGTGCCGGGCCTCTTGACCGACAACGTCACCATCACCGACGACCTGGGCAACCTTTTGACCTCGGGGATGGAGGCCAACGCCGGCAACAAGGAGGACCGCATGATCTCGCGGGTCCTCAACATGCAGATGGGCCTCCAGCGCCAGAAGGAGCAGGAGATCGAGCAGAAGCTCACCAGCCTCCTCGACAAGGTCGTGGGCTCGGGCAAGGCCGTCGTGCGCGTCAGCCTGGAGCTGGACTTCAACAAGCGCCTGGAGCGCAACGTCCTCAAGGCCGCGGTCACCAACGGCAACGGCGAGAGCGTGCCTCTGACCAAGAGCGAGCAGACCGAGACCGTGCAGGGCGGCGGCGAGGGCGGCGCACCCGGCACCGCCGCCAACGTGCCCACCTACCCCGCGATCCCCTCGACGCCGGGCGGCTCCAAGGAGGTCACCAAGAAGAACCTCAAGGAGCAGCCCGCCTTCAACGAGCAGACCCAGCTGATCCAGCCGTCGAGCGGCAACATCAAGCGCATGTCGATCGCGGTGCTGGTCCCCGACACCCTCAAGCAGGAGAGCGCCGACAGGCTCCGCATCATCGTCGCGACCGCGGCGGGCGCGGACGCCGCCCGCCGCGACCAGGTCTCGGTCGAGCGGGTCCGGTTCGACTCGAGCACCTACGACGACCTCAAGAAGCAGTTCGAGGAGGAGCAGACCGCCGAGAAGACGGGCAAGAAGGGCCAGGCCGTCTCGTGGGCCATTGTCTGGTGGATCGGCGGGGCGCTCCTGCTTATCTTCCTCCTGCTCGCGCTCCTGCGCCGCGCCACCCGCAAGGAGGCCAACCCCCTCGACACCCTCACCGCCTCTCTGGGCGGCGAGGCCGAGGCGCTGCCCATGTTCGACCAGCAGGCGCTGGGCGGCTTCGACCCCAACGCCTTCCCCGGGCTCGACATGGGCCAGGGCGGCTTCGAGCAGCCGGGGCTCGATCAGTTCGGAGGCCAGCAGGGCTTCGCCGACGCCGGCTACCCCCAGCAGGGCTACGCCGACGCGGGCGCCCAGGCCCCCCAGGCGGGCGGCGCCTTCGACTTCATGTACGAGGTCTCGCCGGATGCCGCGGCCGCGGCCTTCGAGGGAGAGCGGCCGGCGACCATCGCCGGCGTGCTCGCGACCCTGGACCCGAGCTACGCCGAGCAGGTCCTCCAGTACCTGGATCCCGGCATCCAGGAGGACGTCTTCAACCGGGTCAACCAGGGGGCGACCCTGCCCTCCATGACCGCGCGGATGGCCGGCCAGAACCTCAAGCGCAAGCTCGGCGCGAACGTCGGGTAG
- the flgB gene encoding flagellar basal body rod protein FlgB — protein sequence MISREVRGLERAMDGLAARFAAQANNIANINTPQYARQDVRFEDALVSAMDSEPAPGVDQAQDPFTNLFGSAARPTDDMLETFNPSITVAKGQGMRRDGNGVSLEHEMSQMVQSVEKYNTLATQIATQYRTFKFITDQK from the coding sequence GTGATCAGCCGTGAGGTCCGCGGCCTCGAGCGCGCCATGGACGGCCTGGCCGCCCGCTTCGCCGCCCAGGCCAACAACATCGCCAACATCAACACGCCGCAGTACGCGCGGCAGGACGTGCGCTTCGAGGACGCCCTGGTCTCGGCCATGGACTCCGAGCCCGCCCCCGGCGTGGACCAGGCGCAGGATCCGTTCACCAACCTGTTCGGCTCGGCGGCGCGCCCCACCGACGACATGCTCGAGACCTTCAACCCCTCGATCACCGTCGCCAAGGGCCAGGGCATGCGCCGCGACGGCAACGGGGTCTCCCTCGAGCACGAGATGAGCCAGATGGTCCAGTCGGTCGAGAAGTACAACACCCTCGCCACCCAGATCGCCACCCAGTACCGCACCTTCAAGTTCATCACCGACCAGAAGTAG
- the flgC gene encoding flagellar basal body rod protein FlgC, translating to MSLQKVFDTGASAMTANRFWLEAISNNMANANVTRTAEGGPYQRQIPVFQQILDEETGLGKGVQVSGTVRDATPGELVYKPGHPDADANGFVRMPNVNIVTEMVDMITVQRAFDANVTAFNAGKNMHQKALEIGR from the coding sequence ATGAGCCTTCAAAAGGTATTCGACACCGGCGCGAGCGCCATGACCGCCAACCGCTTCTGGCTGGAGGCCATCTCCAACAACATGGCCAACGCCAACGTGACGCGCACCGCCGAGGGCGGGCCCTACCAGCGCCAGATCCCGGTGTTCCAGCAGATCCTCGACGAGGAGACGGGCCTGGGCAAGGGGGTGCAGGTCTCGGGCACCGTGCGCGACGCGACGCCGGGCGAGCTGGTCTACAAGCCGGGCCACCCCGACGCGGACGCCAACGGCTTCGTGCGGATGCCCAACGTCAACATCGTCACCGAGATGGTGGACATGATCACCGTCCAGCGCGCCTTCGACGCCAACGTCACCGCCTTCAACGCGGGCAAGAACATGCACCAGAAGGCCCTCGAGATCGGCCGATAA